A region of Nakaseomyces glabratus chromosome M, complete sequence DNA encodes the following proteins:
- the MET5 gene encoding sulfite reductase (NADPH) subunit beta (CAGL0M00374g~Ortholog(s) have sulfite reductase (NADPH) activity and role in hydrogen sulfide biosynthetic process, sulfate assimilation, sulfur amino acid biosynthetic process), translating into MTAGTAGLDTGRPLYYVGAQKDNTPRDESLVSYVFKGETDYIKLLASTDPLSRVIDNNKGGVVLLDQVTLLESLPHLYSIGKKDSTSNITEGSVITIIVDLNLEDYSIIPAVSDLHLPIHIGLESINLEQNGIHFINFNRINGTQTANNIFTSGAASPKNLIINLSQYYNELVKSVPEDVAIFNITEYKKNLLPEILANVPSSITRINLLQGSSTASENQEYEDGFEPFLLDFFADFEVLVQNNIQQLLLTKIGNKVDDFNSVSAKIISNLESAKPVKNLFVGEVVDISKDVTEDYSNSIKNILKLEDAYIKVLKQLLGNNLSIINEYSNSTINTLSPEFGYGRYLQEKEIQNKLVELARKSLDPQLFHSQESDEFVKKLSKWVSFKSSSLDQNLLEEANKIGSDIFEYLKTDAHSQTAIKLLEVAENDEKYFQFKSSWLIGSDAWSYDLGNSGVHQVLTSSDNINMLIIDSEPYEQRKASTQRKKDVGLYAMNFHNVYVASVAVYSSYTQLLTAFIEANKFNGPSIVLAYLPYKSEKDTPLDVLKETKSGVESGYWPLYRYDPSKEEADEQSAFQLDSSVIRKQLEAFLERENKLTLLTKRNPALARTLAQSASDVVTQKQNKRAEAALESLLNGLSGPPLHIYFASDGGNASNLAKRLHGRASARGLKSTVLSMDDLILDELPGEENVVFITSTGGQGEFPQDGKSFWDALKGSTDLDLSNLNVSVFGLGDSQYWPRKEDKKYYNKPAQDLYRRLEFLGAKILAPLGLGDDQGDDGYQTGYSEWEPKLWEALGVANVEVEDEPKPITNEDIKLNSDFLRGTIASDLKDESTGTVQYSNEQLMKFHGIYTQDDRDIREVRKSEGLEPYYYFMARARLPGGKCTPHQWLGLDKLSEDSGNGTLKLTTRATFQIHGVLKKNLKHTLRGMNAVLIDTLAAAGDVNRNVMVTALPAQAKIHKQISTMAAEISEHFLPKTTAYHEIWLDGPEEQDYEDDWNERFNNRKEGPRKKKTLVSGNALVDIEPIYGPTYMPRKFKFNLTVPPYNDVDVFSSDIGLIAIVDKEKNSIEGYNIYVGGGMGTTHGNKKTYPRVASSFGYVKNEDVLPALEALLIIQRDYGNREDRKQARVKYTVDRLGVQGYKEKAEEIWGKKFEPERSYEITSNIDYFGWVKDENGLNHFTAYIENGRVIDTPDLPQKTGLRVLAQYMEKNNTGHFRLTGNQHLVVSDITDEHLDAVKEILAKYTLDNADFSGLRLSSSACVGLPTCGLAFAESERYLPDVITQLEDTLEEYGLRHDSIIMRMTGCPNGCSRPWLAELALVGKAPHTYNLYLGGGYYGQRVNKLYRANLNDEEIVDVIKPLFKRYAAERNEGEYFGDFVIRAGIVKPTLEGRLFHEDISEDAF; encoded by the coding sequence ATGACTGCAGGAACTGCCGGTTTGGATACAGGTCGCCCATTGTACTATGTTGGTGCTCAGAAGGATAACACGCCAAGAGATGAAAGCCTAGTTTCTTACGTTTTCAAAGGGGAAACCGATTATATTAAACTATTGGCCTCTACAGATCCATTGTCCCGTGTAATTGATAACAACAAAGGAGGTGTAGTACTACTAGATCAAGTCACACTTTTGGAATCATTGCCTCACCTGTATTCTATAGGTAAGAAGGATTCTACATCTAACATTACAGAAGGTTCTGTTATCACAATAATTGTTGATCTTAACCTGGAGGATTATTCCATCATTCCAGCCGTCAGTGATCTACATTTACCCATTCATATTGGCTTAGAATCTATTAATTTAGAGCAAAATGGTATCCacttcatcaatttcaacAGGATCAACGGCACTCAAACAGCAAATAACATCTTCACATCAGGAGCTGCTTCACCAAAAAATCTAATTATTAACTTGTCTCAATATTACAATGAACTTGTGAAGTCCGTTCCAGAGGATGTTGCTATTTTCAATATAACAgaatacaagaaaaatttaCTACCAGAAATATTGGCAAATGTTCCAAGTAGCATCACCAGGATTAATCTACTCCAAGGTTCTTCAACTGCGTCTGAAAATCAAGAATATGAAGATGGCTTTGAGCCATTCTTATTAGACTTCTTTGCtgattttgaagttttGGTGCAAAACAATATCCAACAGTTGTTGCTAACTAAGATTGGTAATAAGGTTGATGACTTCAATTCTGTTTCAGCAAAGATAATTTCCAACCTAGAATCTGCTAAACCAGTCAAGAATCTATTTGTAGGTGAGGTGGTCGATATTAGCAAGGATGTGACGGAAGACTATTCCAActcaattaaaaatattttgaaattagaAGATGCCTATATTAAGGTTTTAAAGCAACTACTTGGTAACAACCTCTCAATAATTAACGAATACAGTAACTCTACTATTAATACCCTAAGTCCTGAGTTCGGTTATGGGCGCTATCTACAAGAGAAGGAGATTCAAAACAAGCTAGTTGAATTAGCAAGAAAGTCATTGGATCctcaattatttcattcaCAGGAATCAGATGAGTTTGTGAAGAAATTGTCCAAGTGGGTGAGCTTTAAGTCTTCGTCGTTAGATCAAAATTTACTTGAAGAAGCCAATAAAATTGGTTCAGACATCTTTGAATATTTAAAGACTGATGCACACTCACAAACAGCTATCAAGCTTCTAGAAGTTGCAGAAAACGACGAAAAATACTTCCAATTCAAATCATCTTGGCTAATTGGTTCAGATGCTTGGTCTTATGATTTGGGTAATTCTGGTGTACACCAAGTTCTAACCTCCTCAGATAATATTAACATGTTAATCATTGATTCTGAGCCATATGAACAAAGGAAAGCGTCTACtcaaaggaaaaaagaTGTTGGTTTATATGCCATGAATTTTCATAATGTTTATGTTGCATCTGTTGCCGTCTACTCTTCTTACACACAACTTTTAACGGCATTCATTGAAGCCAATAAATTTAACGGGCCTTCTATTGTTTTGGCTTACTTGCCTTACAAATCTGAAAAAGATACACCTTTGGATGTATTGAAGGAAACTAAAAGCGGTGTTGAGTCCGGTTACTGGCCACTGTATAGATATGATccttcaaaagaagaagctgatgAACAATCTGCATTCCAGCTGGATTCATCTGTTATAAGAAAGCAATTAGAGGCCTTCTtggaaagagaaaataaacTTACACTATTGACCAAGAGAAATCCAGCTCTCGCTAGAACATTAGCTCAGTCAGCATCAGATGTTGTTACCCAGAAGCAAAATAAGAGGGCTGAGGCTGCTCTTGAAAGCTTACTAAACGGTTTGTCAGGGCCTCCTCTTCACATCTACTTTGCCTCTGATGGTGGTAACGCCTCTAACCTTGCTAAGAGATTGCATGGTCGTGCATCTGCCAGAGGTTTAAAATCCACTGTGCTATCCATGGATGATTTAATACTGGATGAGTTACCAGGTGAGGAAAATGTCGTGTTCATCACTTCGACTGGTGGTCAAGGTGAATTTCCACAAGATGGTAAGTCCTTCTGGGATGCATTGAAGGGTTCCACTGATTTGGATCTCTCTAACTTGAATGTCTCTGTCTTTGGTCTTGGTGATTCTCAATATTGGCCAAGAAAGGAAGATAAGAAATATTATAACAAGCCTGCACAGGATCTTTACAGAAGACTGGAATTTTTGGGCGCAAAAATTCTTGCCCCGCTAGGATTAGGTGATGATCAAGGTGATGATGGTTATCAAACTGGATATTCTGAATGGGAACCGAAATTATGGGAAGCTCTTGGTGTGGCTAATGTTGAGGTAGAGGATGAGCCAAAGCCAATAACAAACGAAGATATTAAGTTGAATTCTGACTTCTTGAGAGGTACTATTGCTTCAGATCTAAAGGATGAATCTACTGGTACAGTTCAATATTCTAATGAGCAACTGATGAAGTTCCACGGTATTTATACACAAGATGATCGTGATATTAGAGAGGTACGTAAAAGTGAGGGGTTGGAGCCTTACTACTATTTCATGGCCAGAGCTAGACTTCCTGGTGGTAAATGTACCCCACACCAGTGGTTAGGATTGGACAAGTTGTCTGAAGACAGTGGTAATGGGACACTAAAACTAACTACGAGAGCCACGTTCCAAATTCACGGTGTTTTAAAGAAGAACCTGAAGCATACACTGAGAGGTATGAATGCAGTTCTGATTGACACCTTGGCTGCCGCAGGTGATGTCAACAGAAATGTCATGGTAACTGCCCTTCCAGCTCAGGCAAAAATTCACAAGCAAATCTCTACTATGGCCGCTGAAATTTCCGAACACTTCTTGCCAAAGACAACTGCTTATCATGAGATTTGGTTGGACGGTCCAGAAGAGCAAGATTATGAAGATGATTGGAATGAAAGATTTAACaatagaaaagaaggaccaagaaagaagaagacctTGGTTAGTGGAAATGCTTTAGTTGATATTGAGCCAATATATGGACCAACTTACATGCCAAGAAAgttcaaattcaatttaACAGTGCCTCCATACAATGACGTTGATGTCTTTTCTTCTGATATTGGTTTGATTGCTATTGtcgataaagaaaagaactcTATTGAAGGTTATAACATTTacgttggtggtggtatGGGTACAACTCATGGTAATAAGAAGACTTATCCTAGAGTAGCATCCTCATTTGGTTATGTCAAGAATGAAGATGTTTTACCAGCCCTTGAAGCTTTGCTGATTATCCAAAGAGACTATGGTAACAGGGAAGATCGTAAACAAGCCCGTGTCAAGTACACTGTTGATAGACTTGGTGTTCAAGGCTACAAAGAAAAGGCTGAAGAAATTTGGGGTAAGAAATTCGAACCGGAAAGATCTTATGAAATCACATCTAACATTGATTATTTTGGATGGGTTAAGGATGAAAATGGATTAAACCATTTTACTGCCTATATTGAAAATGGTAGGGTTATTGATACTCCTGATCTACCTCAAAAGACTGGTTTGCGAGTATTAGCGCAGTATATGGAAAAGAACAATACGGGTCATTTCAGGCTTACTGGTAACCAACATTTAGTTGTCTCAGACATCACTGATGAACATTTGGATGCTGTAAAGGAGATTTTGGCCAAATATACCTTAGACAATGCTGATTTCTCAGGTTTACGTCTATCTTCATCCGCTTGTGTCGGTTTACCAACATGTGGTCTAGCATTTGCTGAGTCAGAAAGATATTTACCAGACGTAATTACTCAATTGGAGGATACCTTAGAAGAATATGGTCTGCGTCACGATAGTATTATCATGCGTATGACTGGTTGTCCAA